One Caldalkalibacillus uzonensis DNA window includes the following coding sequences:
- the rsmD gene encoding 16S rRNA (guanine(966)-N(2))-methyltransferase RsmD, whose translation MEVMLVRVISGALKGRRLAPVPGQQTRPTTDRVKEAIFNLIPVDMYRDGTGLDLFAGTGSLGIEALSRGCRRMVFIDHHPLAIKVIYQNLKALGLTGQSEVYKNDARRALKVLAKRGIEFNVIFLDPPYAHHNLPNILSLIEQYDLLRPEGVIVVETAKGTDLKDKLDRLILDKHHHYGDTEIRIYARREASS comes from the coding sequence ATGGAAGTGATGCTGGTGCGAGTGATCTCAGGTGCATTAAAAGGGCGCCGTCTGGCCCCGGTGCCAGGACAACAGACCCGGCCCACTACAGACCGGGTCAAGGAGGCCATCTTCAATTTGATTCCTGTTGATATGTACAGGGATGGGACAGGCCTTGACCTTTTTGCAGGAACTGGCAGTCTGGGCATCGAAGCCTTGAGCCGGGGATGCCGTCGCATGGTCTTTATCGACCACCATCCCTTGGCCATTAAAGTGATTTATCAAAATTTGAAAGCGCTAGGACTGACAGGACAAAGTGAAGTATACAAAAACGATGCCCGGCGAGCCCTAAAGGTTCTGGCCAAAAGAGGGATTGAATTTAACGTTATTTTCTTGGATCCCCCTTATGCCCATCACAATCTGCCCAACATCTTGTCTCTGATCGAACAGTATGACTTGCTCCGGCCTGAAGGCGTTATTGTGGTGGAGACAGCGAAAGGGACTGACTTAAAGGATAAACTGGACCGGCTGATCCTGGACAAGCATCATCACTATGGTGATACTGAGATCAGAATTTATGCGCGAAGGGAGGC